Within the Telopea speciosissima isolate NSW1024214 ecotype Mountain lineage chromosome 4, Tspe_v1, whole genome shotgun sequence genome, the region TGTTGATTTCAATCTTCCAGTGCTCTGCTTGAACACGCTGGAGCATCTCTTGTTCTATCACGTAGGAATCAcagaataacaaattaaaactgtATTTTCAATTCTACCcttctcatcatcttcaacctaaaacactCATATGTTTCCTACTCCAttgccagcaccaccaccaccgccaccactgccgcggccgcctcctcctcctccaccacaaacaaataagaagaGATTAGAGGAGAGAGACGGGATACCGATTGGTAAAAGATCACAGAAGGTTGCTGCAGGTAggactaaaacattagaaaccgaaccaccgctgcaacctctGTCCTGCTCACATAAGAAAAAACACCTGTGAACCTCTGGTTCTGCCcacgttttttatttttgtctttcatCTAAATCATCTTCTCGATAATTGccagagaaaaataagaaagaagaagaaatagagaggCAGAAGGAGCCCTTGGGTTTCTCCTGACCAGAGGGCAATCAATTTCGGGAAggagagactagagagagagagagagagagagagagagagagagagagagagattgaaggagaagacggAATTCAATGCAGTTGCAGAGATTCtgtatttaaattttctttttgttttatttgtttatcgacttttgaatttttatcgtTAATAGATGAGATAAGATGAAAGAtctaattattttctttctcgCTTCTTATTTCGGCAGTGCTTTTATGTCTTTCCTTCTTGATTTCAAACAGGCATTTTCGCTGTTTGATTCCCTTCTCACCCAAAATAGCACCAAAGATTCACTTCCACCAACATAACTGGTAGTTTGTTTTATCACTCTTTTCAATggaatttttgtttcctttactGCTGGTAATTCATAAATCCAGGCTTTTTCAAGGTGTACAGAAACCACACACAAAGAGAGCACACCTTGTAGCAGAGAACCGTCTGGAATGAAGAGAAGTTGGTGAAATTGGGGCCTGAAGGTGGGAATGGGTTTCGatagcaaaagaagaagaagtaactccattctctctctctctctctctcctgcgttAACAAGCCACAAATACAAGAGTGGGGGCTGGCTACCCTGTAACTTAAAACTAGAAACTGAATCCTATAATACAAGAATGGGGATGGGGTTCTAATAattgtaaaagaaagaaaaagaaaccggTTTGGGAAGGAATCTGTTTTAGAACCCAGAAACAATCTGGATGACAGCAATGGTCACTGTGAGCATAAATACTCAGGCAATCATAGGGGTATCGTTGCCGGCGATTACAAGGttcagaggttgaagatgaagttgggagaggagaaagggcaaattttcccttcttattttggtttttgtcaaaagggtaaatgggtcatctcacaatgaccaagggttagtttaggtattataaaaaatttaactatGCCATGTCAGCACTTAACAGACGGATGCTAACGGCAGGGgaggaattagtaatttttttaaaactacaGAGGAATCGTATGTAAAATGAGAAAATCACAAGGGGCGGAACGTGTAGTTAAGGCAAAGTACAGGGAAGGcatatgtaatttttcctatatattaatatatattgcTCAATGGTCAAACCACTAATCAAAGGCAGTGTCTGAATTGCacttctataggtgtatttagaacttgacacttctataggtgtatttagaacttgacaccttttgAAAGTCCATTGTGATATTTTCAAAAGGTTTTTAAGATAAAGatataaaagggtttttaaaaataagttgaaattGACATCATTacgtcattatcaaaaggtgttattgtcatgtatatttttttaatacttatATCAAATGACACTATTACTCTTAGTGGAAAAAAGTCATGTATAAtataaaaaaggcaaaaaagtaaggttaagAATTAAATGTATTGCTTTGCCATGTACTGTGCAAGGCTTTGAGCCAAAAGCCTACTGTACTACTAATGAAAGCATTGGCAGATTTTGGATATATACTGTTGCATTTGAGATTAAGGGGAAAGCTTGGGGATTTCTTACCTATTATCCTTGACAACAACAGGAATAGGGTCATCGCTAGTGCTTGGGGCCGGGTCTCCCCTACTCTTTCTTGGCTCCAACACCCCCTTCCTTGGGCTGTAtttttctagttcttttcctctttcttcccttcctcctcctctctctttgTAATCTATGTAAATTTACCTAAAAAATGTATAGGCAAAGCTTAATTGTAGGCCAATAACAAATAATGATAGAGGGTCCCCAAACATAGTCCATGCAATATTGGGTGAACAAGAGGTTGATGAGACACCAAACATTCCAACACATGCATACTGACCTGAATTttattgggggagggggaaggttCCCACCTTATTAGTTGTCCTACTAGTAATGTAATAAATATTTAAACAAGtgacatatatatatttgatgcTATTTTGAGGAACAAATTTGCTTGCAACTTAATATAATCTTATATAATGAATAAAATTTCTTCCCATCATAATTATTAGTTATGATTACTCTTATTATATCCCAAGCGCACTATTTATAAATATGCTAATCAATTTAGTTGTTGAGTAGACTTAGAAAAATCTATAATAAGAACCATCAACAAAGACTGACAAAGAAAACAATTGTAATAGAATTCAACCCAAAAACCCGAGCTTTAGGATGGAGAggcccttccaaggtcataagcCAAACTGTCACACACTACTcaaccgatgtgggattaaactcTCTTCCCATTCATGGCTATGGAATGCATTCATTTCATCAACTCCCCCCATCTTTAGGCCATGAGCCCCTATATGGGCGGTGCACGGATTACCCGCCTTGATACCATTTAATGGCATCCAATCCAAAAGCCCGAGCTTCAGGGTGGAGAGACCCTTCAAAGGTCATAAGCCAAACTATCGCATACTACCCGACCGATGTGAGACTATACTTCCCTCTCATTCCTGGCCAATGAGCACTTTCACTACTTCAAATTGCCAATAAATTTAATTGATGATCCAAAGGTTTCTTTGTTTTGCCATTATTTCAAATACATCAATAGTAAATCCATGTTAAATTGCATAGTTCATAACCACTTGTTACCACATGAAACCAACACCTCATACCCACTATCAAAGAGGGGATAAGTATTCTATTATagtagaaaaagagagagaatgggaaaCATGAGAGCTAATGTTAAAAGGACGCGTGATCGTTTTCACAAAAATCCAATCTCTTAGACTTCATCTAGTTGcaaggaaaataaagagaagagaagtgaaatcaaatcaatactaaAGTGAAAGTTTTTATAGTCATTGTCTCACATCATTGTGTAACTAAATCCAAAACATTCTAAAAGTGATtactaaattttattttactttacaTTCATttgaatattaaaataaatattacatttgaaaaatataattCCCAAATATTGTAAGATCTTTAAATAAGTAACAGAATTATGATTATAGAatttcccattttatttttaaaactaatttcACTTCTCCCTCTACTTACAGCCAAACAGAACCTAAATGAAAGGGTGCAAGggcaagggaaaaaaaaataaaaaattccccTAACCTCTATATCAACTTAAAAGAACATATTACCCAAACAACTaaacaaataatagaagctagaTCTGCCTCCATATATATAGTTACACACACATAATAGTACATACCCATATATTGTATATGGAGAAGTCCAAAATAAATCCCACAATATCATTCCACTAATTACCAAACAATCCTAATAACAAAACAACATTAAAATGTAAGGCTCCTGTTAAGGTAGATAAAAAGTAACAAATTTTCTCATCTCAAGCATAGGAGTTTAATTGGATGGTTCTAGGAATGTGCCGGTCTGGTTCATTTCTTGATTGTCATTGGCCGGTCTGGTTCATTTCTCTCAATCATCAATGCTCAATGCATATGCTTACGGCTCATTTCTTGAGAGTCACTGCTTGAGGAAGAGGGATTGAGCCCATATTCACTTGTTGCTCCATACTCACTCATTTCTTGGCTTTCCAATGCCATCTTCCTAAACTTCTTCATGTCTTCATTATATGTAGTTGTGTCATAGTCTGAGCTCCCAGTCGTACTTGATAAGTAAAAAGCAGAGCTTTGCCCAGGTTTTACGCCCTCATTCAAATCCTCCAATGCAATATCGCCTTCCAATGCACGCACAATCTGCTCAATATATAGAATTTGTTAATGTTATCACATAGTCAATTCATAATAATAAGAATACTATAAATACGTAactatttaatttctttatcAGTTCAACTCATAGAAAACaaaattctatttcttattctctTTCGGCCATTAAAGCctataacatgaataaaatacccataaaaaaaaatctctaaaatATTGGTTTTTCTAATTGACAAGTTATAAtaacaaaatctgaaaattcttTTCTGTCTAGTAGGAGTAGGGAGTTTCTTTAGTCGGGCATCAAgttttgccatgtggaagggTGATATGGTAATTCTACTAATATTGATATCTAGGTAGGAAATGACCTTAGATTGATTACATGCATGCTAACTTTAGACTCAAAATTTAATCATACATTCTCCCATATATTGGTTGGTATACTCCCTTGTATTTTTAGTCATCCATTTCAAGAAATCATTTTTCATTGGATTTCCATAGCTTTATTTCACAAGTTAGCGAACTCCATTTTggttaaaacttgacatgtgagtacaTAGCGGCCTTTGGAAACTTTTGGTTTTATCTAATCTATTAGATTGTCACGAGGCAAATATTAGGACCGAACTAGAGAATTAACCTACTACTCCAAAAAAATCTAATCTAAGCTAgaagggaaggctaagacaagccaatAGAATCCTACAACTAccgagggggaggggggggggagaggagatgCCCTTTATGGCACAAATGCAATCCAGGAGAGTCGATCCCTTTAACACATGGGAGCATGCACTCAATCAgcaatgcctccaaccaacTGAGCTAGCGGTTGTTTGAGGATATAATGGATTTGATTATCTATAGGACTAGTCTATGCCTGTAAATGCTGTAACTTTGTACCTGTTTCATCTTTGGACGTCTTCTAGCAGAATGGCGAATGCTTGCAGCGGCACATGCTACCATCTGGGCCATCTCATGGGGTACATAATTGTCCTCCAAGCGCGGGTCTACTAATTCGTCATAGTTGCCAGTTTCCAAGGAACGTGTTAGAATAGGCCTAGCCTGCTCTCACATAGACAGAAGCAAACAGACTTATTATGATCTTATTGATGGACTTCAATAAGCTCCAATATGACTCCATATATTAATGGAAAAATGGTCAtgtaataatttataattagattttacttctttatttgaagaaaagagaaacaaaccCAATCTACTAGACTATCTTCCATGTATCTATTAGTAGTATCCACAGGGCGTCTTCCAGTAATCAATTCCAGCAACATTACACCGAATGAGAAGACATCGGATTTATCAGTTAGCTTTCCACTTGATGCATACTCAGGAGCCAAATACCTGCATCAAATCAATGAAGTTTCCTTCATTAAAAAATTTTCTCATCTGTGCAGGTGATTTCGCAACTTATAATCAACATCTAAATTTGATGATTCTCACCCAAAAGTCCCCATTACACGCGTGGATACATGAGTGAAATTGTCAGAGGATAGCTTAGCCAGTCCGAAATCCGCCACCTGGATTAGtattatttcaataattttacGTGAATTACCTCAAGAAAGGACATGAGTAAATACGTAAACAAATAATGCACATACCATGGCTTCAAAATTATCGTCAAGTAGAATATTAGCAGCTTTGATATCGCGATGGATGATGCGAGGGTGGCCTACAAGCAATCGAAAGATTAGTGTGTGTGTGGTGATTAACAAAAATATtaattctaataataaatattacatACAATCTTCATGAAGGTATGCAAGTCCTTTAGCTGATCCCACTGCAATCCGGAGCCTTGTTGCCCAATCCATGACTGGACGATTAGGTCCTGGccaaaaaagaattacaatTAAATTCTAAACATTGTTGTCATGGCTTGATCTTGAACATTtgggctgcgtttggtatgcattctaggtcgatttcagATTCTCATACTaattttatcatccgagaatgcaaaatcgacctagaatgcataccaaacacagccttgaTGTTAGATTGATGCAGGAGAAAATATCTCTCGAAGTGAGAGCATAATAATAATGTACCGTGAAGATGGTATTCGAGTGTTTTATTGGGAACAAATTCATACACCAACATCCGCTGCCCACCAGCTATACAGTAGCCAACGAGAGACACCAGGTGACGGTGGTGGACACGGCTGATGATATCAACCTCTGCTTGGAATTCACGCTCTCCTTGTCCACTGCCGGACTTGAGGCTCTTCACCGCTACCACCGTACCACTACCAGCCAATACTCCCTTGTGTACATATCCAAATCCACCTTGACCTAACAAGTTGGCTTGAGAGAACCCATTTGTCGCTGCTGCTAGTTCATCATAACTGAATGTGCTCTTATTAAATCCAAGTGCCATGCTTGGAGATGGAGGTGGGAGTGGAGGTGGGCGTGGCCCTGAGTAATTGGAACTTATTTCACTGCTGCTCAGCATCTGaggcggtggaggtggtgtAGGCCATCCTCCTTGCTGTGGTGGTGTTCCTAGTACTCCACCGGGAGGGGGTGGCACGTTACCAACGCGGTTCATCATCACTGGCGTGCTGTTGTTCCAGCTTTGAGGTTGTCCGTTACCACCGTAATAATCATTGTTTGCTGTGTATAGTTTATATCTTAGATCAGAAGAAACAGATGTAATTACGGAAACATTTTCTAGGATTGATGAAGTTGAGTAGAATGAGACTTACCTTTGTGTCCCGGGCCGGGATCACTATAGTATTGCATCTCATCATTTGATcttcgtttcttcttcttgatgcACACAATAATCAAAATCATAATAATAAATAACGCTGCCGCCCCTGCCACAGCTCCTATTATAATGGGGATGTTGTTAGAAGCATGGGAAGAATCATtgcttgatgatgatgatgatgacgaagaACTTTtatgtgatgatgatgatttatGTGGCGGTGGGGGAGGAGATAACGCTGCCGATGAATTTGACGACGATGGTGGAGGCGACGACCTTGAGGTAGTATTAGTATTTTGGCTATTGTCATTGGGAGGTGGAGGAGGcgaggatgatgaggatgaggatggaCTGTTTGGTGATGGAGGTGAGGAGGAACTttttggtggtggaggtgatgaGGAGGAGCTttttggtggtggaggtggggaTGATGACCCCTGTTGCGGTGGTGGAGATGTGGACGAGGAAGAGGATGGTGggggagaaggaggaggagttgaattgggtggtggtggagatgtcCCCGtcggtggaggtggtggagatGAATTCCcttttggtggtgatggtgCTGGGGAAGATGATGGAGGTGGGGAAGACGATGAagatggtggtggcggtggggAGGCTGGTGACGGAGGTGGTGCATCTGGCGAGGGAggacttgatgatgatgatgaagaattaGTAGAGCCAGAGCCTGGTGACGGAGCAGTCACTGGGGAGGTCGAAGACATTTTGCGGATGAAATTCCGGCCAAGACTAACGTCAATAGCTGCCGGGAAATTCCACCCGTCCCCTAACTGCTCGTCTAATCAAGACTTCTACTGTGAATCCCTACAAAACCGAAATGCAAGAAAAATTAGCAAAGCTAGCTAAGattcaaattaaaaagaaaaatgatttttttacaTAGAGGAGGAAAAGATTGTTGAAAACCCATAATCTGTACAGgcagagaaaagagagagagagagagagagagagagagagaaaagaagaagaaaaagaaacctgAATAAAGGAGATGGGAGGGTTCTCACAGGAAGGAGAGGCAAAAGAGGTTGCAGAGTGATGGTTGCATCCTAGATAGAGGACCTCTACCAATCAGTTCCTCCAGAGGAGGGAACAACATTGCCAAATTACAATTTTAATTAGGTTTTGCTCAGTCATGCTTCCTAAGCCCTCAAAAGCCGCCTCTcaccaagaaagaaaaaaaaaatttgttaaaaaCCCACCACTCTTTGTTCCTTCCTTGTGTTGTCTCTGCCACCTTTcattttggggttgagtttgTTACTGGTTTTACCTGTTCTTTGCTGTGTCCTTTACAAGCTGATATCTTAAGATGTCCTAACAAATGGCACCAATCTCCACTTTGGACGCTCTTATGCTCCATTTGTAATAACGACAACCGCAAAAAATACTGTGCTAATTGCATTGGTCTAGAACGCATTttgaaacaaggaaaaaaatgaGATTTCAAAATGTATTATAATCCCATAATCTATTTCAAGATTACAAACCAAACACGGCCTAAGTGTTAAGAGTCTGAACCCAATCGGACCATGGTATCGGTATCCGATCGCCCGATACGGCCAATACTACATAGTTTTGAAGGTAATTGATACTGATATCTGGCCGATACTGTATCGGTGGAATGGTacggataaggggtaaaatagtcaagaaAATTCATTTATAAGAAAACCCAGGGGTAAACTTGTCCGATACGGTCAATCTATGCTGGTACCGTATCAGTATTGTATCGCTTTTGAAGATGATCGATACCCGATCCGATACcatacactaaaaccatgaaccGGACCAAGCCTGGTCTCATCGAATGTCTCAAATCAAGGTGGCTAATCTAAACCTATAATTCCTAGATATCTAACGATGGAAATCACCACATCATCCTTCCATGTGGCATTATTAGCTTACCCCCCAACCATGTAGCCCAACCACCAATCCTTTTGCACATGACCATCTTACAAACCTCAGAAATGCCAAACAAGCAATGCAGGCCTCAGATTCTAGGCGCAAAGAATGGCGGCAGCTGGTTCCTCCAAAGGCTTGGAAAAGGATTTGGCATTGCAAACCATGGCCCAAAATTAAATCTTTGCTATGGAGAGGTTGTGCCCAAGGTCTGGCTTCAGGTCAAGGATTAATCTCCAGGCAAATCCCTATCGATTCGGCTTGCTTGAGGTGTGGCTATCCAATGGAATCAATTGAACACATTTTCTTTGAGTGCACTTTAGCAAGAGCCGTATGGTTTGGAAGTGATTTATCTTTCTTGACCCCTCAATAGGGGCGCTTGACCCTTCCACAATGGCTGATTGATTGGGACAAGATTCCTTTTCCAAGTAAGCGAAGTTCAGAGGAAGCCCTTGGTAGGAGTTTCTTTCTCTGTTGGCACCTGTGGATGGCTAGAAATGATATTATTTTCAAGAAGCATAACTGGTCTCCAATGGAAGTAGTCCAAGCTGCAAACTAATAATTTGATGAATTCTGGGAGGCAAAAGGCTTCAATGTTGCTACTCAAGTTTCATCCTATGAATCCAGCAACTGCACCCCTCAGTATTGGATACCCCTTGCAAACGGTTTCCTCAAGATTAACTGTGATGCAACTTTTATGGAGGACTCAGCAAAAGGAGGTCTGGGCCTGATTGCTCGATCTTCTGTGGAAGCCCAGATTCTGGTGATTTTATCTCCATCAAATTTTGCATCTACTCAAATGGGAGAGGCTCTGGCTATTCAATTAGGCCTCTGGCATGCGCTTCAGAATCCAATGGAATCAAATTGCCTAGTGGTTATCAACCTGATCAAGAACCCTTTTGAGATTGAGCCCATCCTTTCGGATATTGTTGATATGTCGAAATGCTTTGTAAAGTGTGATTTTTAGTATATTCATAGGGAGGCTAACTGTATATCCCACAACCTAGCAAGGGAGGCCCTGTCCTTGAGTGACCCGACAGTTTGGCCTCAATCCACTCCTGGGCTCCACCATCTTTGTGTAAGTGAAGCCTTGTGTTTTGGTCatcaataaaatttcattttacacaaacaaaaaaaaaaaaaaaaaaggaccatGAACATATAAGACAAAAATTGCAATCTTGGTGCGCCATATGATTGGACTAGGATTTCAAATTTGACATCTAACCAAAATAGGTTGTTCTTTCACATTTAATGCAATAGTTGGCCCATTTGATGCATCAGGTATTTcttatgggaaagagaatgttGCTTGGGTGCGTGCGCTGTCCCGCCAGCCTGCGCCTAGACCCAGGGGTGCACTGGGCTTCTACTTTTCCATGAGATTGCGGTGATCAATGCGCATGCctctgtgtttgggtgcagggaCAGCGCATTGCACGTGCCCaagtggcattctttctcccatttcttAGATATACATGTAGGCCAAATGTTCACTGTGCCGGAGGTGCAGGCTACGCACAGACACGTGGGgtctgtgaaatgaccaccctgccccctaaTGGCAGGCCATGTCCATGTGTCTGAGCTTAGgatgcgctgcggcacaaataACATCAGCCCATACATGTATATTAAAAATTGGGTTACTAAGACTgtcttttctatcttttttttgtttttggtgacAACTGCTTTCTTTTCTATCTTCACTCATTCTTTTTTTGTGACTATCTGAACTCATTTCATGTTGAGATAATGTAGTGAATGGCGAACTTATTTTTGTGCATTGAAAGAACTAGATGAAtgaatatatttaaaaaaaaaaaaaagttcgaTCAACTCCTCTTGTTTCACTGAAATAaatcacattttttttaatctattcaTTCCAAGAGATGT harbors:
- the LOC122657955 gene encoding putative proline-rich receptor-like protein kinase PERK6, producing the protein MNRVGNVPPPPGGVLGTPPQQGGWPTPPPPPQMLSSSEISSNYSGPRPPPLPPPSPSMALGFNKSTFSYDELAAATNGFSQANLLGQGGFGYVHKGVLAGSGTVVAVKSLKSGSGQGEREFQAEVDIISRVHHRHLVSLVGYCIAGGQRMLVYEFVPNKTLEYHLHGPNRPVMDWATRLRIAVGSAKGLAYLHEDCHPRIIHRDIKAANILLDDNFEAMVADFGLAKLSSDNFTHVSTRVMGTFGYLAPEYASSGKLTDKSDVFSFGVMLLELITGRRPVDTTNRYMEDSLVDWARPILTRSLETGNYDELVDPRLEDNYVPHEMAQMVACAAASIRHSARRRPKMKQIVRALEGDIALEDLNEGVKPGQSSAFYLSSTTGSSDYDTTTYNEDMKKFRKMALESQEMSEYGATSEYGLNPSSSSSDSQEMSRKHMH